The Erythrobacter sp. SDW2 region GCCAGTCGGCCACCGCCGCGACCATCACCGCTGCATCTGCGGGCAGCGCCTTGCGCACGGCATCGGCCATTTCGACCGCGCTTTCGACATCGACCCGGTCGACACCCGGCGGGGTCTTCAAGTGCACCGGCCCGGCCACCAGAGTCACCCGCGCCCCGGCATTGGCGGCAGCAGCGGCAATGGCAAAGCCCTGCTTCCCGCTCGAACGGTTGGCGATGTAGCGCACCGGATCGATCGGCTCGTGCGTCGGCCCGGCGGTGACGAGGACATGCTTGCCGTAGAGCGGGCGATGCTCGGGCGTTTCATCGAAATCAGGCTGGCCATCGAGTAGGTCGTTCTCGAAGTCATCCTCGGTCACCAGCGGCCCATCGTCGGCAATCGGCTCAGGCTTCTGTGAACCGGTTCCGGTGGCAACGGTGTGGTTGATCGCATCGGCATCGGTCGGCGGGGCCGACTTGGCCTTGCCCTTGGTGGCAAGCACCGGGCCGGCACCGGCGAGAGGTTCCGGCATTTCCTCCGCCGCGTCGCCGCCCCGGTCAACATCGGCACCAGACTCTTCAACCGGCGCATCCCACTGCGCCTCGATCTCTTCGAGGGAGCGCTTGCGGGTGGTGCGCGGAATGATCGATGCGAACAGGCCACCGAGAATGCCCCGGCTTTCTTCCTCCGGTTCGGGCTCCAGTGCCTCGACTTGCGGCGCGGGAACATGCTTGGGCGGGGGGGCGGGCGCAAGCTCTGCCTGATCGCGCAGCTCGACCTGTTCCGCACCGAGCAATTCGGCGATCGCGTTCCAGATCTCCTCCGGCTCGCGCAGGCGACCCGGCCCGAATTCGCCGCAGGCCATCGCGCCTTCGTCGGGGTCGACCACATGCACGCTCGCATCGCGCAATCGCGCAACGTTCATCTGCGTTGCGTCATGCTGCCACATCTTCACATTCATCGCGGGTGCGACCATCACCGGCTTGTCGGTCGCCAACAGCAATGTGGAGGCAAGATCGTCGGCAATGCCTGCCGCCATCTTGGCCAGCATATTGGCCGTCGCCGGGCAGACCACGATCAGGTCGGCCTCACGGCTCAGCTGGATATGGCCCATCTCGACTTCGTTGCGCAGGTCCCACAGCGTGGTGTGGACCGGGTTCTCGCTCAGGGCGGCCAGCGCCATCGGGGTGACGAACTTCGCTCCGCCTTCGGTCAGAACGCAAGTCACCGCGCCGCCCTGCTTGCGGATCAGTCGCACGAGCTCGCACGACTTGTACGCCGCGATCCCGCCGCCGATGACGAGCAGGATTCTCGGGCCTGCCATCACTCGTGTCCTCCTAACCCGTGCCTCATGTGCCGCAGCCTAGCG contains the following coding sequences:
- a CDS encoding phosphopantothenate--cysteine ligase family flavoprotein, which produces MAGPRILLVIGGGIAAYKSCELVRLIRKQGGAVTCVLTEGGAKFVTPMALAALSENPVHTTLWDLRNEVEMGHIQLSREADLIVVCPATANMLAKMAAGIADDLASTLLLATDKPVMVAPAMNVKMWQHDATQMNVARLRDASVHVVDPDEGAMACGEFGPGRLREPEEIWNAIAELLGAEQVELRDQAELAPAPPPKHVPAPQVEALEPEPEEESRGILGGLFASIIPRTTRKRSLEEIEAQWDAPVEESGADVDRGGDAAEEMPEPLAGAGPVLATKGKAKSAPPTDADAINHTVATGTGSQKPEPIADDGPLVTEDDFENDLLDGQPDFDETPEHRPLYGKHVLVTAGPTHEPIDPVRYIANRSSGKQGFAIAAAAANAGARVTLVAGPVHLKTPPGVDRVDVESAVEMADAVRKALPADAAVMVAAVADWRTRDVAGQKMKKRGSAPPALILEENPDILTNLSASEKRPRLVVGFAAETNDVLDNAKSKRKRKGADWIVANDVSGNVMGGDRNTVHIVSSKGAEALPEMPKDDVARALVERIAEALENMDDTDE